caaattTCAATTCTAATTACAAAACATTccgcgaaccaaacgcccccttaCAAATGAAGAATGGAATTGTAAACCGTTATGTATAtatgtaagagcattcacatcccatCCCAAATCATTTTTTCTTCTTAAATTTGAGGTCAAATGGCAtaaaattgtcgaaaacaccTCTAGATCTTCATCTCTATCCTGTGTATTTTTATGGGAAAACAAAACAAACCTCAAATTTATTTCTCACTATTCTTCCCAATATCTTTTtcaatatattttatatttagggctgtaaacgaaccaaacgtttaacgaacagttcgtgaaccgttcggcgagaagttcgtttatgttcgttcgtttagtaaatgaacgaacacgaacacgaaatTTCGTACGTTaagttaaacgaacgaacatgaacagaggttgcgttcgttcgtttatgttcgtgagcgttcggtaatgtgttcatttatgttcgtgagcGTTCAGTAATGAGTTCATTTATGTTTGCTcgttaatatttatttatgttagttcgtttaaaggtttttatatgttgtattttgttttattatttctagtttttaaaattttgaaacccTAGTTATCTTATATGCCTCTAACAACATCCTTAATTTAACTATTTCAATTTTAGTTTGTTTTAAAGCTTGACAAACTCTTAATTTTgtgtttatcatgttttttatAATCACGCCAACTGTGGTCGGATAATTATGTtaagtgtttatttttttttgtggATTCTTCGTAATGTTTGTGATGAAAATGTAGATTTTATTCTAAAATTAATATTGTGTTCATAAACgtcgtttgtgttcatttatgttcgtgaacatttgTTAGAGTTCATTAGCATAtggtaagtgttcgtgaacagttTACGAACATGTTCGTTTCCTTAATGAATGAACAAGAACAAAAAATCTCGTTCGGCAAGTGTccgtgaacagttcatgaacaagcttgttccttaatgaacgaacacgaaaaaGGCCATGTTCGtattcgttcggttcgtttacagccctatttatattatatagttGAAGACGGAGATGGAATGTGAAATAATGCTCTAAGCATTAAAACTAGATATACCTTTGTAAATGTTTGATAAACACTAGGTTTGAgataaaaacacacacaaaagtgCATACGTAAGATTTGACACATAATATAATATTACTGAATGAATTTTCGAGATTATCACGTACATATTGCGTTTATAGGATATTTTAACCATTTGTCGTAAATTCATAACCAAAAAGTTAAATACAACAACTAAACAATGAAATGCAACAACTAAAGTCATACCAGACGAGGACAACTCACGATTTCTTATTAAATGATAAAATGAAGCGTAGGTAATCATGTAGCACCAATATGGATTTGCCAACTCTTTAGGTAATCAGTGTTGTGTGACCTTCCGACATCAAAAAAGCAGCATGGTTTGCCTATTAATCCCCATACCCAAACCCCATTTCAACTCACACCCCTCTTCAACACCACCACAAAATGACCACCTCACCGGAATTCGAGCATCCGATCAAGGCCTACGGTTATGCCGCCCGCGACACGTCTGGAATACTTTCCCCTCTCACCTTCTCCAGAAGGTATTCTTTTATCATTCATATTTAAGCTGTTCAGAGTTATGTTGTTGATCACAACACAATTATTGTATGTTTACAGGGCTACCGGGGATAAAGATGTTAGGTTCAAAGTTCTTTACTGTGGAATCTGTCATTCCGATCTTCACTTTGTCAGGAACGATTGGCGGTCTACCAGCTACCCAGCAATCCCAGGGTACAATCTCCTTGTACAGTTTTGTTTCGAAACTTAACggaattatgttttttttatctaAAGTGACAAGTCAGTCTATTATTTATCTTTATATTACTTGTTCGCGTTTGTTAATTAAAGTTGTGTGTAATACAGGCATGAGATTGTGGGTGTGGTGACAGAAGTAGGAAGCAATGTGGAGAAATTCAAGATTGGAGACAAAGTTGGGGTTGGGTGCTTGCTGGGATCATGCAGATCATGCCAAAGTTGTGCTTCTGACTATGAACAGTATTGTCTTAAGCCGGTATTTCCTTTTGGTGTCCCCAACTTTGATGGTACACAGACGTACGGTGGGTACTCCGATCACATGGTTTCAGATGAGCATTTCGTCCTCCGTTGGCCTGAGAATTTGCCACTAGATTCCGGTGCACCCTTGCTATGTGCCGGAATTACTACTTATAGTTCTCTCAGATACTTTGGATTGGACAAACCTGGTACGAAAGTGGGTGTGGTTGGTCTCGGTGGGCTCGGTCATGTTGCTGTGAAGATGGCTAAGGCTTTCGGGGCGGAAGTTACTGTTTTTAGCACCACCTCTGCTAAGGAGCAAGATGCAATTGATGGACTTAAAGCCGACCATTTTATAAACAGTAAAGACCAACATCAAATGGAGGTGAtagcttttttttttgtttgaaaatgtTGATACTTGGTTTGCTAAGTTTTGAATTATGATTTGGGTTATGTTAATAGGCTGCTAGGGGTAGGCTCGATGGCATCATCGATACAGTGTCCGGAGATCATCCGATTGCACCATTGCTTAATGCACTTACGCCCCATGGAAAGCTTGTTCTTGTTGGTGCACCCGAGTCACCACTTGAAGTAGCCGCATTTTCTTTGATCATGGGTAACAATTTTGACTTTTGAAttttgttttgctttgctttTAGCTAATGCAGGCTGATGAAATTAGATAAAACGGCGGAATTTGGTTTTAACTTTTAACAGGGAGGAAGACTATTGCTGGTAGTATTATTGGTGGAATTAAAGAGACTCAAGAGATGCTTGATTTTGCAGCAGAGCATGGGATAATTGCTGATATAGAGATTATCCCGATAGACTACGTGAACACAGCGATGAAGAGGCTGTTGAAATCTGATGTAAGGTATCGATTTGTGATCGATGTAGGCAATTCTATTAAGGCTGAATAGGTTGACTATTGAAGCCCTTAATGAATGTTCTATTTCTCGTAatagttttatatatttttgaCAATGTTGTTACAAGGAATTGAGAGTCTGAGGTTAAGGTTGTATGcatttgtttaattgttttggaAGGAATTGAGAGTCTCACCCTAAGGTTCATTTGAAAACCATCTTTATTGCGATAAtcgtgagaaccaatgtgaaacaaaataaaatctaaaaataaatcaaaaaagcactcaaatttttttttattttttttaatatttaaaaaaatcagtatatttcgttacaaaaaaaaaaaaaaaaaaaaaaacttttttttttcaagtaacagttatccatgcacatgtgcatatgtatcattacttcgacaaattccgtaatacgtTATCAGAAATatacaattgcactttaattacaataccattcgtaatacactgttttttacattaccaatattcaaaatgcacatgtgcatcattaggtataaccatgatataacgtgttttggtacaaaaagtttgtgattttgaatggagaagtaggcccatatacatgttttttggttagttatatctagtggttgatggtttggttatagttgtcaatttatgatgtaatatgttgattagatggtataaatggtgtttatatacatgtaataaagtgaaaatattggtaatggtattgtattatggatggtggGAGGTAATgctattgtattatggatggtgggaggtaatggtattgtattatggatggtaggaggtattggtagtgtattatggatggtatgatagatgaaagggaaagtgtattcaaagtagtgtaccaaaacaccttatttcatgttgatacatatagatgcacatgtgcatttctaatattggcaATGTAAAAAGtggtgtattacatatggtaatgtaaatgaacgtgcaattgtctaatatttgtaatgaattacggaatttttCAAATAAATGACAAAAaagcacatgtgcatgtttgtgtattatggatggaatgatagatggaAAAGAAAATGTAttaaagtagtgtaccaaaacaacttatttcaaacaacttatttcatgttgatacatatagatgcacatgtgcatttctaatattgttaacgtaaaaattagtgtattacacgtggtagtgtaaatgaaagtgcaattgtcaaatatttgtaatgaattacgtaatttgtcaaagaaatgatacatatgcacatgtggaTGGAGAaactgttactcgaaattttttctttttttgaattttttttaattatcaatgaaatatagcgatttttccaaaagaaaatagtaaaaaaaaaaaataaaaaaaaatcggtgttttttagatttttttaggtattactatttgtgttcacattggttctcgtggttctcgcaataaaggctggttcctaacggatcattctcctatatatatatatatatatatatatatatatatatatatatatatatatatcaaaaaacCATTGTTATTcgtctttatgtttgtatcgaattgcaatggataccctttaacttcaataattacagtcacaatcctttatatGTAAAACCCATTATACCCTATGTCCTTTGGCCCTAACCAAGGCTTTACTTCGTCAACGGATCACTCCATTAATTCaacatattaaataaaaagtAATTGTATCTAAAAAAAAGTCTAAATTTATAAAATCTAATGTAAAACTTGAGGATATGCTTATAGTTAGTTTAAGTGGAACTAATAATAAATCTTATtttatcttatatatatatatatatatatatagggtcaggatttagagaaaatgtTGGAAactgtgagaatggtgagaacgcttatggatcgtcagatcaaaacaatccatggactagattgcgcgatggcattttcgtaaataacatcaatattattatgtgggacgcgtttcattaagggtaaaagggtcttttaccctcatattcaaaacgccatcaaatgataaaacgccataaaaaaataaaacgccattaaaaacaaaatgccaaaaattaaaaataaaacgcgttgaatattacaggaagatgaaacaacacaaataactgaatttcagttattaacatttagtagaagaaattccctcctaaattacgcgccaaaaacatcattatataaacaaacgtaaaacatagcttccataatcTCTTCAGTCTATccattttcttcaaaaaaaaaatcgttaaccaaaaacgccaacttaaacaaaacgcctaaaatggcaacaatcgtttcgtggagatacactctgggaaTCAGGCGATACGTCCTCCATTTTGACCACAGAAGGAGGGTGTATCTTAAGATGGTCAGGGCAattctgaagatggaagaagagatacagaggcaaatcttatccattggcatcgctctagacaacgaatgccatgaaacgcatatgcttatgaaagcattatcCGACCAATCAAAGGAGATGTGAAGCCAGACCCTGTGTCATggcatcatggcgttttgatgatgaaacaaacatggtgacggttacatacgacagcagagagcaggaagtctactggctagagaacatcatgacaaagcagcgactgggtttcatggaagaattgcataacgccacttgtaccaacacagaaatagactcaaaattgaagttaatgcaagacatgt
Above is a window of Helianthus annuus cultivar XRQ/B chromosome 14, HanXRQr2.0-SUNRISE, whole genome shotgun sequence DNA encoding:
- the LOC110938113 gene encoding mannitol dehydrogenase; the protein is MTTSPEFEHPIKAYGYAARDTSGILSPLTFSRRATGDKDVRFKVLYCGICHSDLHFVRNDWRSTSYPAIPGHEIVGVVTEVGSNVEKFKIGDKVGVGCLLGSCRSCQSCASDYEQYCLKPVFPFGVPNFDGTQTYGGYSDHMVSDEHFVLRWPENLPLDSGAPLLCAGITTYSSLRYFGLDKPGTKVGVVGLGGLGHVAVKMAKAFGAEVTVFSTTSAKEQDAIDGLKADHFINSKDQHQMEAARGRLDGIIDTVSGDHPIAPLLNALTPHGKLVLVGAPESPLEVAAFSLIMGRKTIAGSIIGGIKETQEMLDFAAEHGIIADIEIIPIDYVNTAMKRLLKSDVRYRFVIDVGNSIKAE